A genomic stretch from Actinomadura rubteroloni includes:
- a CDS encoding TadE family type IV pilus minor pilin, which yields MRRRRDAGMATAEIAMALPALVLVAAIVLWGETVASVRLACSDAARSGARAAARGESLSAVRSLVERAVPRGARVTVRRDGEASRVEVAVPVPPPVAAGLPALTVTARAVAATEPGADSVPATDLSP from the coding sequence ATGAGGCGCCGTCGTGACGCGGGCATGGCGACGGCCGAGATCGCGATGGCGCTCCCCGCGCTGGTCCTGGTGGCGGCGATCGTGCTGTGGGGCGAGACGGTGGCGTCCGTCCGGCTCGCCTGCTCCGATGCCGCCCGCAGCGGCGCGCGGGCCGCCGCGCGCGGCGAGTCGCTCTCCGCGGTGCGGTCGCTCGTGGAGCGCGCCGTGCCGCGGGGGGCGAGGGTGACCGTGCGCCGTGACGGCGAGGCGTCGCGGGTGGAGGTGGCCGTGCCGGTGCCGCCTCCGGTCGCGGCGGGCCTTCCGGCGCTGACCGTGACGGCGCGCGCGGTGGCCGCCACCGAACCAGGAGCCGACTCCGTCCCGGCAACCGACCTCTCCCCTTGA
- a CDS encoding Rv3654c family TadE-like protein — MRRRSDRGSGTVWVVAFMGVVWAVGVAAIAVGGVRGARARAEAAADFAALAGAGQLGGDGRMCRKARDVAAASGGRLVSCVAHGGIVDVAVAANVRMPLGLGERRIVVRSRAGPVRSDRVP; from the coding sequence GTGCGGCGACGGAGTGATCGGGGGTCGGGGACGGTGTGGGTCGTGGCCTTCATGGGGGTCGTCTGGGCCGTGGGGGTGGCCGCCATTGCCGTCGGCGGCGTCCGGGGTGCCCGGGCGCGGGCGGAGGCGGCGGCGGACTTCGCCGCCTTGGCTGGGGCGGGGCAGTTGGGCGGGGACGGTCGAATGTGCCGCAAGGCGCGGGACGTGGCGGCGGCCTCGGGTGGGCGGCTGGTCTCGTGCGTCGCCCACGGCGGGATCGTGGACGTCGCGGTGGCCGCGAACGTGCGGATGCCGCTGGGGCTGGGGGAGCGGCGGATCGTGGTGCGGTCGCGGGCTGGTCCCGTCCGGAGCGACCGCGTACCCTGA
- a CDS encoding DUF4244 domain-containing protein, whose protein sequence is MRRWERCRSRARDLGMSTAEYAIGTVAAAAFAGILYKVVTMDAVKTALLGVVQQALRLGE, encoded by the coding sequence ATGCGCAGGTGGGAACGGTGCCGGAGCCGCGCGCGGGACCTCGGCATGTCCACGGCCGAGTACGCGATCGGGACGGTCGCGGCGGCGGCCTTCGCCGGGATCCTCTACAAGGTCGTCACGATGGACGCGGTGAAGACCGCCTTGCTGGGGGTCGTGCAGCAGGCGCTCCGGCTCGGGGAATGA